The Streptomyces sp. NBC_00236 DNA window AACGCGTACTGGACCGCGAGCTCTCAGTGGCGGAAGTCGCCACGGCGCACGCCGACGCCATGGACGTCCAGATCCGGGTGCTGCAACTGCGTCGGAGCGTTCTGCGAGTCGTGGCCAGACGCGGGTCCAGTCCTGAGGAGACCACACTCATGCACAGGCTCACACAGTTGTCCGGCGAGGAACGCCGACGTTTGATCGACGATTTCGTGGATGGCACCTTCGGCACAGTGGATGCCGACCCGACCGCGGTGGCCACGGTTCGCGCTGCCACTCCCGACCTCCCCGATGATCCGACCAGCGAGCAGGTCGCCGCGTGGGTGGAGCTCACCGAGCTGGTCGGCGACGAGGACTTCCGGGCCCGGATGCGCCGGACGGCCGTACGTCAGGCCGCCGGGCGCCCGCTCGACATCGAATGCGATGCCGGCGAGGAACTGATGGAATTCACCCGTCAGAAGGTGGCCGAGGCCATGGAGTCGGGCATCGACCCGCTCAGCGACAGGGGCGCACCCGTCATCGACGAACTCGTGCGCCGCTTTGCCGAGGTGCTCGCGCGCACCCCTGCCACGGAATTCCGGGACTGGATGGCCCAGCAGTTCGAAGAGGCGCACGATCCCCGGGTAGACCGATACTGGCGGCTGGTGTGGATCGTCAACGGCTGGCAGGTAGTACCGAACCTGATCCCGGTGTACCCCTGGCTCATCCAGGCACTGCGAATTGACCGTGCCGCATAGTCACCGCAGTGGGCACGCCCCGGATCCCTGAACGAGTCCAGGGGATCGCCTGCGGACATGAGACAAGGGCGTCCAACGTCGATGCTTGAAGCGGCGGCAGGGCCGTTTGCTCGGGTGACGGCAGGCCGGCCGACTGTGAGAAGCGACCTCTGAAGCCGTGTTGCCCTCCCACCCGAAGGCGGGAGGACAACGCCACTGAGATTCCTCAGGCAGGGGCGCCTGTTGGACGAACATCCCTTGGCACTACCCGATGGGCGGCCCCCGCTCCACCCGAGGGCAGCGCGCGTCGCTCCGCCGCCTTTCGCCGCCCCGCGGATGTGGGCACCGGTGGTGTTGAGCCGCGAACAGGGCCGGAGTTCGGCGAGCCGCTTCACTGTCTGGTCTTCACACGGGCGACAGACTCCGCACCCCCGTCACCCCTTGCTTGACCCCAGCGTGAGCCCCGCGATGAAGTGCCGCTGGAGCAGCAGGAAGACCACGAGGGTCGGGAGCGCGACGATCACCGAACCGGCGGCGAGCAGGTTGTAGTCGGTGAAGAACTGGCCGCGCAGGTTGTTCAGCGCCGAGGTGACCGGGAGTTTGTCGCCGTCGGAGATGAAGACCAGCGCCCAGAGGAAGTCGTTGTACATCCAGGTGAACTGGAGTGTGCCGAGGGCCGCGAGTGCGGGACGGCACAGGGGCAGGGTGATGCGCCAGTACTGGGTCCAGACGCCGGCCCCGTCCACGACGGCAGCCTCCAGGATCTCCTGCGGGAGGGTCCGCATGAAGTTGGCGAGGACGAAGACGCAGAAGCCGAGCTGGAATCCGACCTGCACCAGGATGACGGCCCAGTAGGAGTCGAACATCGTCATCGAGTCGGACATCCAGTAGGGCAGCGGGATGCGGTTGAAGACGACGTACAGCGGTGTGACGATCACCTGTTGCGGGAGCAGGTTCCCCGCGGTGAAGAGCATCAGCAGGACGAGCCCGCCGCGCATCCTCAGCCGGGCCAGCGCGAACGCCACGAACGAGGCGAGGAACAGGGTGACGAGGACTCCGGGCACCGCGATGATCATGGTGTTGACGAAGTACTTCGTCATCCCGGAGTCGGTGAACGCCTGCCGATAGTAGTCCAGCGAGAGATGGCGGGGCAGCGAGAAGTACCCGTGCTCCGAGGTCTCGTCGTAGGGCCTGAGCGAGGCGTACACGGCGAGCAGCAGTGGGGCGAGGAAGGCGAGCGACACCGTCATCAGGAAGGCGTGCACGCCGAGCCGGCCGGGGCGGACCCGGCGCCGGGACGTGGCGGGGACGGGCTGCGCCGGGCGGGCGGCGGTTGCTTGCGTGGTCATCGGTCCTTCTCCCCTCGGATCTCCTGGACCAGGTACGTCACGACGAATCCCAGGGAGACGACCAGCAGGACGACCGCGATGGCGGAGCCGAAACCGATCCGGCTGGCCTCGCCGATGATGTTGTCGGTGACGAGCACCGAGAGCAGTTCCAGGCCGTTGCGGCCGTGGTTGACCGCGTAGACGATGTCGAAGGCGCGCAGTGACTCGATGACGGTAATGACGCCGACGATGACGTTGACCGGGCGCAGTGTCGGGAAGACGATGCGGAAGAAGGTCTGGGTCTCGCTCGCCCCGTCGATCGCGGCGGCTTCCTTGAGGGAGGTGTCCACGGCCTTGAGTCCGGCGAGGTAGAGGATCATCACGTAGCCGGTGTGGCGCCAGGCGGCCGCGAGCAGGACCATCCAGATGTTGAGGTCGGGATCGCCCAGCCAGTCGGTCGGTGACGCGGTGTCGCCGACGATGGCGTTGAGGGCTCCCTGGTCGCGGGAGAAGACCAGTTGTGCGATGAACCCGACGACGGCGAGGGAGAGCACGACGGGCATGTACAGGGTCGACTGGTAGAAGCGGCTGAAGCGCACGCCCTTGTCGATGAGTACGGCCAGGAGCAGCCCGAACGGTGTGGCGACCAGGCCGAGGAAGGCGAGCCAGAGCAGATTGTGGCGGGCGGCGGGCCAGAACTGCGGGTAGTTCGTGAAGAGGTTCGTGTAGTTGCGCGTGCCGACCCACTCGATGTCGCCGATGCCGTCCCAGCTGGTGAAGGAGAGTACGACGGAGGCGAGGGTCGGCCCCCACACGATGGCGATGTCGAGCAGGACGGGTATGCCGAGCAGGGCGCCGAGCACGACGAGGTCGCGGCGGGTGAACCGTCGCGAGCCCCGTCGTCCGGTGCGCCGCCCCGAGATGAACGACACGGTCGGTACTCCCGGTTCAGTCCGAGGCGAAGATGGTCTTCTTCTGCCGTTCGATGTCGTTGACCAGGCCGTCCACGTCGTTCGGACTGCTGATGAACTTCTGGATCGCCTGGATCATGACCGTGGACGCGAAGTCCGGACGGGTGTCACGGTCCAGGAACTGGGAGATCTGCTTCGCCCCCGAGACCATGTCGACGGCCTTCTTCTGGATGGCGGAGTACTGGGAGGTGTCCGCCCGGTCGTTGACCGCGATGTTGTTCGGGTCGCTCTTGAGGTAGATGTCCTCGGCCTTGCCGGTGGCGAGCCACTTCAGCAGGTCCTTGGCGCTCTCCAGGCTCTTCGCGTTCTTGAGGCTCTTCGACTTCTTCGCCAGCAGGAACCCGTCGATCGGCGCCTCGACGGCGTCCTGGCCGTGCTCCGGGTTGATGACGGGGAAGGGGAAGAAGTCGAGGTCGTCCTGTTCCGCCTTGGGGAACTGGGCGCCGGGGTGCGGCAGTCCGAAGACGGCCATGCCCGCGTCACGCTTCTGGAGGCTGGTGGCCGCCTCCTGCCAGGTACGGCCGTTGGCGCCCTGCTGGCAGTACGGAAGCAGACGCCGCCAGGTGTCGAAGACCTCCCTGACGCGCTTGTCCGTCCAGGCTTCCTCGCCGGCCATCAGACTCTTGTGGAATTCGTATCCGTTGGTCCGCATGTTGATGTAGTCGAACGTGCCCATCGCGGGCCAGCCGTCCTTGTCGCAGAAAGCGATGGGGTCGAGCTTGTCCTTCTTCATCTGCTTGGCCAGGGCCACGTACTCGTCCAGCGTCCTGGGCGCCTGGTAGCCCCGTTCGGTGAAGAGGCTCTTCCGGTGGAAGACGGCCCACGGATAGTAGTAGTACGGCGTGAGGTACTGCTTGCCGTCCTCGCCGGTGGACTGGGCCTTCAGAGCGTCCGAGAACCCCTCGTAGCCCTCCCAGTTGTCGCTGATGTCGTACAGCAGCCCCTTCTTGGCGAAGAACTGCATGCGGTATCCGGCGAACCACATGAAGACGTCGTCGGGCTTTCCCTGCAGATAGCGGTTGATGTTCTCCTGAAAGGTGTTGTGGTCAACGGTGTTGACCTTCACCTTCCGGCTGTCCGACTGGCCGGCATAGGCCTTGAAGGCGTCGGCGAAGGCCTTCTTCGGAATGGGGTCGGAGGCATTCGAGCCCAGGCTGATGGTCTTGCCGTCACCACCGGGCCCGCCTCCGCACGCGGTGAGCAGTGCGGGAAGCGTGACCGCGCCGGCACCGACTGCCGCGCCACGCAGCAGAGTTCGCCGGGACATCCGATGTCCCGTGACACTGCCGGGCAGATCTGACCTGTCGTACGAGTGCGCCATGACCCCCTCCTCCGGAAGGCAACCCAACACAACCGAACGTGCGCTTGGATCTCACCCCCAACGAGCAGTGGCGTCAAGGGTTTTGACGAGATACCGAACATCCGACACCACCCCTCTTCCAACAGACTCCAACACGCTCTAACGTAATCGCTCGTCTTGGCGTGCACATGCCGCCACTCGATTCGGCACGAGTACGGAGGAACGTAACGATGCGTCATCTTCCAAGCCGTACAACCCGCACAAGCCGCCACAGAGTCATCGGAGCGCTGACCGCGGGCCTCCTGTGCGCGGCGGGAGTCACCGTTCCCGCCGCCGCACAGTCCCCCGAACCCGCCACGGCGCCGACGGCCGAGGCTCGGGCCGGCAACGGCCTCGCGCTCACTCCGCCCATGGGGTTCAACAATTGGAACTCGACCCATTGCCGGGCCGAGTTCGACGAGGAGATGGTCAAGGGGATCGCCGACATCTTCGTCGAGAAGGGGCTCAGGGAGGCGGGCTACGAGTTCGTCAACCTTGACGACTGCTGGGCGAAGCCGCAGCGTAATGCGGACGGCAAGCTGGAAGCGGATCCGGTGCGATTCCCGAACGGCATCGCGGCCGTTGCGGACTACGTCCACGCGAAGGGTCTCAAGCTCGGCATCTACACCAGCGCGGGCACCAAGACCTGCGACAGCGTCGGTCTTCCCGGCGCGCTGGGTCACGAATACAGCGACGCACAGCAGTTCGCGGACTGGGGCGTCGACTACCTCAAGTACGACAACTGCAACAACCAGGGCGTGGACGCGAAAGAGCGCTATACGACGATGCGGGACGCACTGGCCGCCACCGGTCGCCCGATCGTCTACAGCATTTGCGAATGGGGCCAGAACAAGCCCTGGGAGTGGGCCGCGGAACTCGGCAACCTCTGGCGCACCACAGGCGACATCAACGACAGCTGGAGCAGCATGCTGTCGATCATGAAGCAGAACCTGCCGCTCGCCTCGGCGGCGGGCCCCGGCCACTGGAACGACCCCGACATGCTGGAGGTCGGGAACGGCGGGATGACGGACACGGAGTACCGCACCCACTTCTCCATGTGGTCGGTGATGGCCGCACCGCTGCTCATCGGCTCCGATCTGCGCACGGCGACGCCCGAGACGTACCGGATCCTCTCCAACCACGAGGTCATAGCCGTTGACCAGGACCCGCTCGGCAAGCAGGGGGTCGTGCTCTCCTCCGACGGCGGACGCTGGGTCGTGGCCAAGGAGATGCAGGACGGCAGCCGGGTGGTGGCGCTGTTCAACGAGACCGGGAGCGCGCAGCGGATCGGGACGACGGCTGCGGCGGCGGGGCTTCCGCAGGCCGACGCATACGCCGTACGTGACCTGTGGGAGCACACCACGCGCAACACTGCGGGCGGCCTTTCCGCCACCGTCCCGGCCCACGGGACGGTGATGCTGCGCGTCGCCGCCGACAGTCACTGGGCCGCTTATCCGCCGGCGGTGGAACTGGCCCTGGACGGCAGCCCGCTGGTGGAGGCGGGCCGCACGGCACGACTGACGACGACGGTCACCGACCTGGGCCGGACGCCCGCCGCCAAGGTGTCGGCCGCGCTCACCGGGCCGTCCGGCTGGCGGATCGCGGCCGACTCCGCGACCAAGGCACCGGTCCTGCCGACAGGAGGGGCGCTGACCACCCACTGGCGGGTGACGGCGCCGCCGGGCACGGCCACCGGTACCTACGATCTGACGCTCACCGCGCAGTACCGCTCGCCCACCGGGCAGCCGGTACGGTCCGCCGTGCCGTTCCAGGCCCATGTGGTGGTGGCGCCCCCGGCCGGCGGCGGCTACCTGAGCGATCTGCCGCAGCTCACCGCATCCAACGGCTACGGACCGGTGGAGAAGGACACCAGCAACGGCGAGAGCGCGGCGGGCGACGGACATCCGCTGACCATCGGCGGCGAGGTGTACGCCAAGGGGCTGGGGGTGCATGCGGCCAGTGCCGTCGAGTACTACACGGGCGGCGCGTGCGCCACGGTGACGGCACACGTCGGGGTCGACGACGAGAAGGGCGCCAAGGGAAGCGTGGCCTT harbors:
- a CDS encoding ABC transporter substrate-binding protein; this translates as MSRRTLLRGAAVGAGAVTLPALLTACGGGPGGDGKTISLGSNASDPIPKKAFADAFKAYAGQSDSRKVKVNTVDHNTFQENINRYLQGKPDDVFMWFAGYRMQFFAKKGLLYDISDNWEGYEGFSDALKAQSTGEDGKQYLTPYYYYPWAVFHRKSLFTERGYQAPRTLDEYVALAKQMKKDKLDPIAFCDKDGWPAMGTFDYINMRTNGYEFHKSLMAGEEAWTDKRVREVFDTWRRLLPYCQQGANGRTWQEAATSLQKRDAGMAVFGLPHPGAQFPKAEQDDLDFFPFPVINPEHGQDAVEAPIDGFLLAKKSKSLKNAKSLESAKDLLKWLATGKAEDIYLKSDPNNIAVNDRADTSQYSAIQKKAVDMVSGAKQISQFLDRDTRPDFASTVMIQAIQKFISSPNDVDGLVNDIERQKKTIFASD
- a CDS encoding helix-turn-helix domain-containing protein; the protein is MDVTTLYSIGELSRRTGLSVRTIRFYSDSGVVAPTTRSPAGYRLYDLDALLRLELLRTLRELGMDLATIQRVLDRELSVAEVATAHADAMDVQIRVLQLRRSVLRVVARRGSSPEETTLMHRLTQLSGEERRRLIDDFVDGTFGTVDADPTAVATVRAATPDLPDDPTSEQVAAWVELTELVGDEDFRARMRRTAVRQAAGRPLDIECDAGEELMEFTRQKVAEAMESGIDPLSDRGAPVIDELVRRFAEVLARTPATEFRDWMAQQFEEAHDPRVDRYWRLVWIVNGWQVVPNLIPVYPWLIQALRIDRAA
- a CDS encoding NPCBM/NEW2 domain-containing protein; translation: MRHLPSRTTRTSRHRVIGALTAGLLCAAGVTVPAAAQSPEPATAPTAEARAGNGLALTPPMGFNNWNSTHCRAEFDEEMVKGIADIFVEKGLREAGYEFVNLDDCWAKPQRNADGKLEADPVRFPNGIAAVADYVHAKGLKLGIYTSAGTKTCDSVGLPGALGHEYSDAQQFADWGVDYLKYDNCNNQGVDAKERYTTMRDALAATGRPIVYSICEWGQNKPWEWAAELGNLWRTTGDINDSWSSMLSIMKQNLPLASAAGPGHWNDPDMLEVGNGGMTDTEYRTHFSMWSVMAAPLLIGSDLRTATPETYRILSNHEVIAVDQDPLGKQGVVLSSDGGRWVVAKEMQDGSRVVALFNETGSAQRIGTTAAAAGLPQADAYAVRDLWEHTTRNTAGGLSATVPAHGTVMLRVAADSHWAAYPPAVELALDGSPLVEAGRTARLTTTVTDLGRTPAAKVSAALTGPSGWRIAADSATKAPVLPTGGALTTHWRVTAPPGTATGTYDLTLTAQYRSPTGQPVRSAVPFQAHVVVAPPAGGGYLSDLPQLTASNGYGPVEKDTSNGESAAGDGHPLTIGGEVYAKGLGVHAASAVEYYTGGACATVTAHVGVDDEKGAKGSVAFEIWADGTKAASTGVLTNAMAAQPVSADVSGAQVVRLVVTDGGDGVDSDHGDWADLRITC
- a CDS encoding carbohydrate ABC transporter permease, producing MTTQATAARPAQPVPATSRRRVRPGRLGVHAFLMTVSLAFLAPLLLAVYASLRPYDETSEHGYFSLPRHLSLDYYRQAFTDSGMTKYFVNTMIIAVPGVLVTLFLASFVAFALARLRMRGGLVLLMLFTAGNLLPQQVIVTPLYVVFNRIPLPYWMSDSMTMFDSYWAVILVQVGFQLGFCVFVLANFMRTLPQEILEAAVVDGAGVWTQYWRITLPLCRPALAALGTLQFTWMYNDFLWALVFISDGDKLPVTSALNNLRGQFFTDYNLLAAGSVIVALPTLVVFLLLQRHFIAGLTLGSSKG
- a CDS encoding carbohydrate ABC transporter permease, translating into MSFISGRRTGRRGSRRFTRRDLVVLGALLGIPVLLDIAIVWGPTLASVVLSFTSWDGIGDIEWVGTRNYTNLFTNYPQFWPAARHNLLWLAFLGLVATPFGLLLAVLIDKGVRFSRFYQSTLYMPVVLSLAVVGFIAQLVFSRDQGALNAIVGDTASPTDWLGDPDLNIWMVLLAAAWRHTGYVMILYLAGLKAVDTSLKEAAAIDGASETQTFFRIVFPTLRPVNVIVGVITVIESLRAFDIVYAVNHGRNGLELLSVLVTDNIIGEASRIGFGSAIAVVLLVVSLGFVVTYLVQEIRGEKDR